One Miscanthus floridulus cultivar M001 chromosome 11, ASM1932011v1, whole genome shotgun sequence DNA window includes the following coding sequences:
- the LOC136491706 gene encoding germin-like protein 5-1, translated as MGPSGLANTAWPVRVDSRKQRQDEGERVPYKTKAATATDFSNVMAKPNDQLVMPTNSEKIHGMSTLGVSISRINYALGGLNPPRTRPLAGLIFILYGTLDVGFVAMMFFRVTCELPDGVLTKAFQIPNKEIETQSPGIPRFSCEDKKQQELED; from the exons ATGGGACCATCTGGCCTAGCAAACACGGCGTGGCCGGTTCGTGTGGACAGCCGCAAGCAAAG GCAAGATGAAGGTGAGCGGGTTCCATACAAGACGAAAGCGGCCACTGCTACAGACTTCTCCAACGTCATGGCCAAACCTAATGATCAGCTCGTCATGCCAACCAATAGCGAGAAGATCCATGGGATGAGCACGCTCGGCGTCTCGATCTCCCGCATCAACTACGCGTTGGGGGGCCTGAACCCACCGCGCACGCGCCCACTCGCCGGACTCATCTTCATCCTCTACGGCACGCTCGACGTTGGATTTGTTGCCATGATGTTCTTTAGAGTTACCTGTGAGCTACCCGACGGTGTGCTCACCAAGGCGTTCCAGATCCCTAACAAGGAGATCGAGACACAAAGTCCAGGTATCCCTCGGTTCTCATGTGAAGATAAAAAGCAGCAGGAGCTAGAAGATTAA